The proteins below come from a single Mesobacillus jeotgali genomic window:
- a CDS encoding sporulation protein Cse60 gives MIQVRVFDHEHEKDLEQDMNRFLEKLDEKKLLDIKYNVAVIPEEEDEEQIYCFSAMVVYRA, from the coding sequence TTGATCCAGGTCAGAGTATTTGATCATGAACATGAAAAAGATTTAGAACAGGATATGAACCGCTTTCTGGAGAAACTTGATGAGAAAAAACTCTTGGACATTAAATACAATGTCGCGGTCATACCAGAAGAAGAGGACGAAGAACAGATCTACTGTTTTTCAGCTATGGTTGTGTACAGAGCCTGA
- a CDS encoding polysaccharide biosynthesis protein: MSSKLLRGTFILTLGTILSKVLGLFYVIPFFAIVGEYGTALYSFSYIPYTIFISVATAGVPLAVSKFIAKYNALEEYAVGRKLFKSGVAVMLATGILSFLIMYVTAPGLAEVVMDTSNDENVKITAADVTTVIRAVSFALIVVPFMSLIRGFFQGHQSMGPSAVSQVVEQIVRIVFVLAGAFVVLNVLEGDMVTAVSVATFAAFIGALGSLGVLAWYWVKRKPHLDKLLEEDKRAMDISLKDIYKEILLYAAPFVFVGIANPLFQFVDMMTFTKTMTSIGFSSNEASSAFSVLNFQSHKLVIIPVSLATAFSLTLVPSITKAFTENDRKGMRRQLDQTFQVLMYLTVPAAIGIAILAEPMYSVFYAHNDLGTEVLTTYAPVAILFALFTVTAAILQGINEQRFTILSLLTGLLVKLTFNIPLIKVFETQGAIMSTALGYIAAILINLFVIKKFAKYPMGFVTRRIFLILIFSGLMAGVTMAFYEMLVQFLSPAAKFQSIVLIGISALVGAAVYFYLGFRTKLVDRLFGDRVTKIKRKLRLPV, encoded by the coding sequence ATGTCATCAAAGCTTTTAAGAGGGACGTTCATATTGACACTTGGCACGATTTTGTCTAAAGTGCTTGGGTTATTTTATGTTATTCCCTTTTTTGCGATTGTGGGAGAGTATGGGACAGCATTATACTCTTTCTCTTACATTCCATATACAATTTTCATTAGTGTTGCCACAGCTGGTGTACCGCTTGCTGTTTCTAAGTTCATAGCAAAATACAATGCTCTTGAGGAGTATGCGGTCGGAAGGAAATTGTTTAAGTCTGGTGTGGCAGTCATGCTGGCAACCGGAATTTTATCTTTCTTGATTATGTATGTAACTGCTCCCGGACTTGCTGAAGTTGTCATGGATACAAGTAATGATGAAAATGTGAAAATAACCGCTGCAGATGTGACGACAGTTATTCGTGCGGTCAGCTTTGCCTTGATTGTTGTTCCGTTCATGAGCTTGATTCGCGGTTTCTTCCAGGGACATCAGTCAATGGGACCATCAGCAGTTTCCCAGGTTGTAGAACAAATAGTCAGGATCGTATTCGTGCTGGCCGGGGCGTTTGTTGTCCTGAATGTACTTGAGGGGGATATGGTTACCGCTGTAAGTGTAGCCACGTTCGCTGCATTCATTGGAGCGCTTGGCAGTCTTGGGGTACTGGCCTGGTACTGGGTAAAAAGGAAGCCTCATTTAGATAAGCTGCTGGAAGAAGACAAGAGGGCGATGGATATCTCCTTAAAGGATATCTATAAGGAAATCTTGCTGTATGCAGCACCTTTTGTATTTGTCGGGATTGCCAACCCTCTGTTCCAGTTTGTTGATATGATGACCTTTACCAAAACAATGACTTCAATTGGATTTAGCTCAAATGAAGCAAGTTCGGCATTTTCAGTTTTGAATTTCCAATCGCATAAACTTGTTATCATACCAGTCTCTCTTGCTACGGCCTTTTCATTGACGCTGGTACCAAGCATTACAAAGGCCTTTACAGAAAACGACCGAAAGGGTATGAGACGGCAGCTTGACCAGACTTTCCAGGTGTTGATGTATCTAACAGTACCTGCTGCCATTGGGATCGCAATACTAGCTGAACCAATGTATTCCGTTTTCTATGCACATAACGACCTGGGCACTGAAGTATTAACAACCTATGCACCAGTAGCTATCCTATTCGCACTATTCACTGTAACAGCAGCCATTCTGCAGGGTATTAACGAGCAGCGATTCACGATTTTAAGTTTGCTGACGGGATTATTGGTGAAGCTAACATTCAACATCCCATTAATTAAGGTGTTTGAAACACAGGGCGCGATAATGTCAACAGCTCTTGGCTATATCGCTGCAATCCTAATTAATTTGTTTGTAATTAAAAAATTCGCTAAATATCCAATGGGCTTCGTGACGAGAAGAATTTTCCTGATATTGATTTTCTCTGGTTTAATGGCAGGAGTGACGATGGCATTCTATGAAATGCTTGTCCAATTCCTTTCACCGGCTGCAAAATTCCAGTCGATTGTGCTGATTGGAATCTCTGCACTTGTAGGGGCTGCGGTTTATTTTTACCTCGGATTCCGGACCAAATTGGTAGACAGGCTATTCGGAGACCGGGTCACCAAGATCAAGCGCAAGTTAAGGCTGCCGGTTTAA
- a CDS encoding rhodanese-like domain-containing protein, which produces MNKIETISPEELQKKLEAGEKPEMVDVREHDEVESGMIPGAKHVPMGEIPERLNEFDKDKEYIFICRSSARSGNVCHYMNEQGYKVRNMVGGMMSWGGETKRP; this is translated from the coding sequence ATGAATAAAATTGAGACTATCTCTCCGGAAGAACTTCAAAAGAAGCTGGAAGCTGGCGAAAAGCCAGAAATGGTTGATGTACGTGAACATGATGAAGTCGAATCAGGTATGATTCCTGGAGCTAAGCACGTGCCAATGGGGGAGATTCCTGAAAGACTGAACGAATTCGACAAGGACAAGGAATACATCTTCATCTGCCGTTCAAGCGCACGCAGCGGCAACGTTTGCCATTACATGAACGAGCAAGGCTACAAAGTCCGCAACATGGTTGGCGGTATGATGAGCTGGGGCGGAGAAACAAAACGTCCATAA
- the dat gene encoding D-amino-acid transaminase: MEYVIVDGEILDRAVAKVDIEDRGYQFGDGVYEVIRVYNGKMFTGKEHLNRLVESAEKIRMKLPYGPSELESKMEDLISKNELDTGIVYMQFTRGTSPRNHVFPGGDVAPTFVAYTRKVARPVDSMEKGVRTILDEDIRWLRCDIKSLNLLGNLLSKQKAAEAGCFEAILHRGETVTEGSHSNISIVKDGVIITHQADNLILNGITRQKVLEICRNENIAFEERAYTLDELSAADEVFSSGTTVEVMPIVEVDGKPVGNGEPGPVTTNLQKLFKAEIESQCGQL, from the coding sequence ATGGAATATGTAATTGTAGACGGAGAGATTCTTGACAGAGCCGTCGCCAAGGTAGACATCGAGGACAGAGGGTATCAATTTGGCGATGGTGTTTATGAAGTAATCCGGGTTTATAACGGCAAAATGTTCACTGGTAAAGAGCATCTGAACAGACTCGTTGAAAGTGCAGAAAAAATCAGGATGAAGCTTCCATATGGCCCTAGTGAGCTTGAGTCAAAAATGGAAGACCTGATTTCGAAAAATGAATTGGACACTGGGATCGTGTATATGCAGTTTACAAGAGGAACTTCACCGCGCAACCATGTTTTCCCAGGGGGAGATGTGGCACCAACGTTTGTCGCGTACACGCGTAAGGTGGCACGCCCTGTGGATTCCATGGAAAAAGGGGTCAGAACGATCCTTGATGAAGACATTCGCTGGCTTCGCTGCGATATTAAAAGCTTGAATTTGCTTGGGAATTTGCTTTCGAAACAAAAGGCAGCAGAGGCTGGCTGTTTTGAGGCGATTCTTCACCGTGGGGAAACTGTTACCGAAGGAAGCCACTCCAACATTTCAATTGTAAAAGACGGCGTGATCATCACGCATCAGGCTGACAATTTGATCCTTAATGGAATCACAAGACAGAAGGTTCTTGAGATTTGCAGAAATGAGAACATTGCTTTTGAGGAACGAGCCTATACGCTTGATGAATTGTCTGCTGCTGACGAGGTCTTTTCATCGGGTACGACCGTCGAAGTCATGCCAATTGTAGAAGTCGATGGTAAGCCTGTAGGAAACGGAGAGCCAGGCCCTGTCACAACGAATCTCCAAAAACTTTTTAAAGCAGAAATTGAAAGCCAGTGCGGCCAATTATAA
- the cysK gene encoding cysteine synthase A produces MRVVNNIASLIGETPLVKLNKLAPEGGAAVYLKLEYFNPSKSVKDRAAFNMIVSAENEGKLKPGSTIIEPTSGNTGIGLAMNAAARGYKAILVMPDTMTEERINLLKAYGAEVVLTPGDEKMPGAIKKAEELVKEIPDSFMPMQFENGANPDAHRQTTAREIIEAMEELKKPLSAFVATAGTGGTITGTGEALKDEFTELAVHVVEPAGSPVLSGGKPGKHKLVGTSPGFIPKILNQDVYEKIHKIEDEDAYETARRLAKEEGILVGPSSGAACFAAINVAKDLKPDEVVICIACDTGERYLSSDLFRFED; encoded by the coding sequence ATGAGAGTCGTTAATAATATCGCGTCATTAATTGGCGAAACGCCGCTTGTAAAATTGAACAAGTTGGCACCCGAGGGCGGGGCAGCGGTTTACCTCAAGCTTGAATACTTCAACCCTAGCAAAAGCGTAAAAGACAGGGCTGCATTCAACATGATTGTTTCAGCTGAAAATGAAGGAAAGCTGAAGCCCGGTTCTACAATCATCGAGCCCACAAGCGGAAACACAGGCATCGGCCTGGCAATGAATGCAGCAGCAAGAGGCTATAAAGCAATCCTAGTCATGCCGGACACGATGACAGAAGAGAGGATTAATTTGTTGAAAGCCTATGGAGCTGAGGTCGTGTTAACGCCAGGCGACGAAAAAATGCCAGGTGCGATCAAAAAGGCGGAAGAGTTAGTAAAGGAAATTCCAGACAGCTTCATGCCAATGCAGTTTGAAAATGGAGCAAATCCAGACGCCCACAGGCAAACAACAGCAAGAGAAATCATCGAGGCGATGGAAGAACTGAAAAAGCCTCTCAGCGCGTTCGTTGCTACCGCTGGAACTGGCGGAACGATCACCGGAACAGGCGAAGCCCTGAAAGATGAATTTACGGAACTGGCTGTACACGTTGTTGAACCTGCTGGGTCCCCAGTGCTATCCGGCGGCAAGCCCGGCAAGCACAAACTGGTCGGCACAAGCCCTGGCTTCATCCCTAAAATCCTCAATCAGGATGTTTATGAAAAAATCCATAAAATCGAGGATGAAGATGCCTATGAAACAGCTCGAAGACTGGCCAAAGAAGAAGGCATTCTTGTCGGCCCATCATCAGGAGCTGCTTGCTTCGCCGCCATCAATGTCGCCAAGGACCTGAAGCCCGATGAAGTCGTCATTTGTATAGCCTGTGATACTGGAGAAAGATATCTATCCAGTGATTTATTCAGGTTTGAAGATTAG
- the pepV gene encoding dipeptidase PepV — protein sequence MTSINWTKEVEKRESDLIKDAQDLLKIKSVLDEENATAEAPLGEGVREALDFMLQLGEKDGFTAKNVGNLAGHLEFGQGEEIVGVLCHVDVVPEGDGWTSDPYGAEIRDGKIYARGAIDDKGPTMAAYYAMKIVKESGLPLNKRVRMIIGTDEESEWRCVDHYFEHEEMPAMGFAPDADFPIIYAEKGIADYDLVSKAAGIEKEDFDAEVIEFSSGRRYNMVPDFAKVELVVQQGQTDVVQRFDEFKRNNELDGRAVVESGKLILELEGVSAHGMEPDNGKNAGLLMASFLSEMNLDGSSEKFFQFVAKYLGKDSRGRELGVAYADDITGDLTINVGKLSYSKAKGGRAGLNMRYPVTTDLEKTKEILNQVLEAEGLTIENFSNSNPHHVDESDFLVQTLKKVYEEQVGEKAELISIGGGTYARSLKSGVAFGPLFPGRPDIAHQKDEYMIIEDLLRATAIYAQAIYELAK from the coding sequence ATGACTTCAATCAACTGGACGAAGGAAGTAGAAAAAAGAGAATCTGATTTAATTAAGGACGCTCAGGACTTGCTTAAAATCAAGAGTGTGCTCGATGAGGAAAATGCTACAGCTGAGGCACCGCTAGGCGAGGGTGTCAGAGAAGCATTGGATTTCATGCTTCAGCTTGGTGAAAAGGATGGTTTTACGGCCAAAAATGTCGGCAATCTGGCTGGACACCTTGAATTCGGGCAGGGAGAGGAAATCGTCGGAGTGCTTTGCCATGTTGATGTAGTACCAGAAGGAGACGGCTGGACAAGTGATCCTTATGGTGCAGAAATCCGCGACGGGAAAATCTATGCCCGCGGCGCGATCGACGACAAAGGGCCGACGATGGCAGCCTATTATGCGATGAAAATCGTTAAAGAATCAGGCTTGCCCCTTAATAAGCGTGTCAGGATGATCATTGGTACGGATGAGGAGAGCGAATGGCGCTGTGTTGACCATTATTTTGAACATGAGGAAATGCCAGCGATGGGCTTTGCGCCTGATGCCGACTTTCCGATCATTTACGCTGAAAAAGGGATTGCTGATTATGACTTAGTTTCAAAAGCAGCCGGAATTGAAAAAGAAGATTTTGATGCAGAGGTAATCGAGTTTTCATCCGGTCGCCGCTATAATATGGTACCTGATTTTGCTAAGGTAGAATTGGTCGTTCAGCAAGGGCAAACAGATGTTGTCCAGCGCTTTGATGAATTCAAAAGGAACAATGAATTGGATGGCAGAGCTGTTGTAGAAAGCGGCAAGTTAATCCTTGAGCTTGAAGGTGTATCAGCACACGGCATGGAGCCTGACAATGGCAAAAATGCTGGCTTGCTTATGGCTAGCTTCCTCTCTGAGATGAACCTTGATGGAAGCAGTGAAAAATTCTTTCAATTCGTAGCCAAGTACTTGGGCAAAGATTCACGCGGCCGAGAACTGGGCGTCGCTTATGCAGATGACATTACCGGGGACCTGACGATCAATGTCGGCAAGCTGTCTTACTCAAAGGCTAAAGGTGGCCGCGCTGGATTGAACATGCGCTATCCTGTAACGACCGACCTAGAGAAGACAAAGGAAATCTTAAATCAAGTGTTAGAGGCTGAAGGGCTGACCATCGAGAATTTCTCAAATTCGAATCCGCACCATGTCGATGAAAGTGATTTCCTTGTCCAGACCTTGAAAAAAGTATACGAAGAGCAGGTTGGTGAAAAAGCGGAACTCATTTCAATCGGCGGCGGAACATATGCTAGGTCACTGAAATCAGGTGTGGCATTTGGACCGCTTTTCCCAGGAAGACCTGACATTGCTCACCAGAAGGATGAGTATATGATCATTGAGGACCTTCTCAGAGCAACAGCGATTTATGCACAGGCAATTTATGAATTGGCAAAATAA
- the thpR gene encoding RNA 2',3'-cyclic phosphodiesterase: MHTHYFYALELPGETKAILEETIHSLKENMPFKTWVHPQDLHITLAFLGNAPEAKIKAANEVIEAALNNTPAFKLEINQLGTFGRKDSPRIFWAGLEKSTQLNEVREKVFSACIAAGFTLETRPFSPHITMARKWAGEEDFQAGQLDAVNPFNKELTFQAERVVLYKTHLGKSPKYEPITLFPFASRS, from the coding sequence TTGCATACGCATTATTTCTATGCTCTCGAACTTCCGGGGGAGACAAAAGCAATACTGGAGGAGACAATCCACAGCTTGAAGGAAAACATGCCTTTTAAAACCTGGGTACATCCACAGGATTTACACATCACGCTTGCTTTCCTCGGAAATGCACCTGAAGCGAAAATAAAGGCTGCCAATGAAGTGATTGAGGCAGCATTGAACAATACACCAGCTTTTAAACTGGAGATCAATCAATTAGGCACCTTCGGCCGAAAGGATTCTCCAAGGATTTTTTGGGCCGGTCTTGAAAAATCCACACAATTGAATGAAGTAAGAGAAAAGGTTTTTTCTGCATGCATTGCCGCTGGTTTTACCCTTGAAACACGCCCGTTCAGCCCACATATCACCATGGCGAGGAAATGGGCAGGCGAAGAAGACTTCCAAGCGGGCCAGCTGGATGCAGTCAACCCTTTTAACAAAGAACTAACTTTTCAAGCTGAGAGGGTCGTTTTGTACAAGACTCATTTGGGGAAAAGTCCAAAATATGAACCAATAACACTATTCCCGTTTGCTTCCCGGTCTTGA
- a CDS encoding DeoR family transcriptional regulator, with protein MKPSTNRMINRIKSIYMYICQNGTVTTQDLVEEFGITPRTIQRDLNVLAYNDLVKSPSRGKWTTTQKKVKMSS; from the coding sequence TTGAAACCTTCGACTAACCGGATGATAAACCGCATCAAATCCATCTACATGTATATATGTCAGAATGGTACTGTCACAACTCAAGATCTTGTAGAGGAATTCGGAATTACTCCTCGAACCATCCAGAGGGATTTGAATGTCCTGGCTTATAACGACTTAGTGAAAAGTCCGAGCCGAGGTAAATGGACAACGACCCAGAAAAAGGTGAAGATGTCGTCTTAA
- a CDS encoding NERD domain-containing protein gives MAQLIKLQDYVSRYAQDIYLYPSRYVRLKKKQWEGIREKWENGPEQTIKNHFDIQQEEQPNNLLHKLKSMARQPEPVKEEGTREHTEDQDHLMDDGMLDSISHLKTIEELKQHFLDGLLPFQLKWASSTLTERSFIAKEFFSDPTLKFLLQRFPDTFLILYKPIFLLKKAPVEAELIIITPAAAMCISFIENEENAAYVGSKDRFWIKKTKNKEKKILNPLIALNRTEKIAKTLFDMYDVELPVQKLLISRNGFIDYPQPPYGVQFIEKRNFEEWFMALRGMKSPLKHMQLKAAQVLLQYGQTTSVRRLEWDNNPKSE, from the coding sequence ATGGCACAATTAATCAAGCTTCAGGACTATGTATCACGGTATGCACAGGACATTTACCTTTATCCCTCCAGATATGTCCGTCTGAAGAAAAAACAATGGGAGGGAATTAGGGAGAAATGGGAAAACGGTCCTGAACAAACTATTAAAAATCACTTTGATATCCAGCAGGAGGAGCAGCCGAATAATCTCCTTCATAAGCTCAAAAGCATGGCGCGCCAGCCAGAGCCCGTGAAGGAGGAGGGCACACGGGAACATACGGAAGACCAGGATCATTTGATGGACGATGGTATGTTGGATTCAATCAGTCACTTAAAGACAATTGAGGAATTAAAACAGCACTTCCTCGATGGGTTGCTGCCATTCCAGCTAAAATGGGCCAGCTCGACATTGACGGAAAGGTCATTCATTGCAAAAGAATTTTTCAGCGATCCGACCCTGAAATTTTTACTGCAGCGATTTCCCGATACCTTTCTCATTTTATATAAACCTATATTTTTATTAAAAAAAGCTCCGGTCGAAGCAGAGTTGATCATCATCACTCCAGCTGCAGCCATGTGCATTTCGTTCATCGAGAACGAAGAGAATGCAGCTTATGTAGGGTCCAAGGACCGCTTCTGGATCAAGAAAACGAAGAATAAGGAAAAGAAAATCCTGAATCCGCTGATTGCGCTTAACCGGACAGAGAAAATCGCCAAGACTCTTTTTGATATGTACGATGTTGAGCTTCCAGTGCAAAAACTGCTGATCAGCAGGAATGGGTTCATCGACTATCCACAGCCGCCTTATGGCGTTCAATTCATTGAAAAACGAAATTTCGAGGAATGGTTCATGGCCCTGAGAGGCATGAAATCTCCATTGAAGCATATGCAATTAAAAGCAGCACAGGTTCTTCTGCAGTACGGCCAGACAACATCCGTCAGAAGGCTTGAGTGGGATAACAATCCGAAGAGCGAATAA
- the speD gene encoding adenosylmethionine decarboxylase: MKITSEQHIELHGFNNLTKSLSFNMYDICYTKTKEEREAYLDYIDEQYNAERLTKILTHVSDIIGAHVLNVAKQDYVPQGASVTILVSEGPVVEVPDEAYDESPGPLPDNVVLQLDKSHITVHTYPEFHPDEGISTFRADIDVSTCGEISPLKALNYLIHSFETDVMTIDYKVRGFTRDKDGNKLFIDHDISSIQNYIPENVKDQFDMVDINVYQENIFHTKCKLREFDLDNYLFGYTKEELSPEEREEITERIQDEMEEIVSGVTLHSGTIFEDEEEEMDK, from the coding sequence ATGAAAATCACTTCGGAACAGCATATTGAATTGCATGGATTCAATAATCTGACGAAATCATTAAGTTTTAATATGTATGACATCTGTTATACCAAGACAAAGGAAGAGCGTGAAGCTTATCTTGATTATATTGATGAACAGTATAATGCAGAAAGGCTGACAAAAATCCTCACTCACGTTTCAGATATCATTGGTGCCCATGTCCTGAATGTGGCCAAGCAGGACTATGTGCCGCAGGGGGCAAGTGTGACCATACTTGTTTCTGAAGGACCGGTCGTCGAGGTTCCTGATGAAGCGTATGATGAGTCGCCGGGTCCGCTGCCTGACAATGTGGTCCTGCAGCTGGACAAGAGCCATATTACCGTCCATACGTATCCGGAATTCCACCCGGACGAGGGAATCAGTACATTCAGGGCTGATATCGATGTTTCGACATGCGGGGAAATCTCGCCGCTGAAGGCGTTGAATTACCTTATCCATTCCTTCGAAACTGATGTCATGACAATCGATTATAAGGTAAGAGGCTTTACACGTGATAAAGATGGCAATAAATTGTTCATCGACCACGATATCAGCTCGATCCAAAACTACATCCCCGAGAATGTAAAAGATCAATTCGATATGGTCGATATCAATGTGTATCAGGAAAACATCTTCCATACGAAGTGCAAGCTGAGAGAGTTTGATCTGGATAATTACCTTTTCGGCTATACAAAAGAGGAATTATCTCCTGAAGAACGCGAGGAAATCACTGAAAGGATTCAGGATGAAATGGAAGAAATCGTGTCAGGAGTGACACTTCATTCGGGAACGATTTTTGAAGATGAAGAGGAAGAGATGGATAAATAG
- a CDS encoding NAD(P)/FAD-dependent oxidoreductase — protein sequence MKYDVIVLGGGPSGLMAAIAAGEKGAKVLLIDKGDKLGRKLAISGGGRCNVTNRLPVDEIIKHIPGNGRFLYSALSIFSNEDIISFFEGLGIQLKEEDHGRMFPVSDKAQSVVDALLSKLKELKVEIKTNTPVAHVHYKDGKAESVELKNGEVFYAGSVIIAVGGKSVPHTGSTGDGYAWAEKAGHTITQLFPTEVPVTSAEPFIKEKVLQGLSLRGVALSVLNPKGKALITHKMDMIFTHFGISGPAVLRCSQFVVKAMQKWNLKEVVMSLDALPDMKEEELFQEINKLIKAEPKKAVKNLLKGLLPERYLMFLLERNEIDPAMQGGQLGHEKIRSFAKSVKQFEFKVNGTLPLDKAFVTGGGVSVKEVEPQTMASKKAEGLYFCGEILDIHGYTGGYNITSALVTGRLAGSNAGEYALQQ from the coding sequence ATGAAATACGATGTAATCGTCCTTGGCGGCGGTCCATCTGGCTTGATGGCTGCGATTGCTGCTGGTGAGAAAGGCGCAAAGGTGCTGCTGATCGACAAAGGAGACAAGCTTGGCCGAAAGCTGGCGATATCCGGAGGGGGCCGCTGCAATGTGACCAATCGGCTGCCAGTGGATGAAATCATTAAACATATACCCGGAAATGGGCGCTTTTTATACAGCGCGCTCTCCATTTTCAGTAATGAAGATATCATTTCATTTTTCGAAGGGCTTGGCATCCAGCTGAAAGAAGAGGATCACGGCCGGATGTTCCCGGTAAGTGACAAAGCTCAATCTGTTGTTGATGCCCTTTTATCAAAGCTAAAAGAATTAAAGGTAGAAATCAAGACGAACACTCCTGTTGCACATGTGCACTATAAGGATGGCAAGGCGGAGTCTGTTGAATTAAAGAATGGTGAAGTGTTCTATGCAGGCAGCGTCATCATTGCTGTCGGCGGAAAATCAGTGCCACATACCGGATCCACTGGTGATGGATATGCGTGGGCGGAGAAAGCGGGACATACGATTACGCAATTGTTCCCTACCGAAGTGCCGGTGACCTCAGCTGAACCATTTATAAAAGAAAAGGTTCTCCAGGGGCTTTCGCTGAGGGGAGTCGCACTCAGCGTACTTAATCCCAAGGGTAAAGCGCTGATCACTCACAAAATGGATATGATTTTCACCCACTTCGGCATCAGCGGTCCTGCGGTTCTCCGCTGCAGCCAGTTCGTCGTCAAGGCGATGCAAAAGTGGAATCTGAAAGAAGTCGTCATGTCCCTTGATGCCCTTCCCGATATGAAAGAGGAAGAATTGTTCCAGGAAATTAATAAACTGATCAAGGCCGAGCCGAAAAAAGCGGTGAAGAATTTGCTTAAAGGGCTGTTGCCCGAGCGTTACCTGATGTTCCTGCTGGAGCGCAATGAAATCGACCCGGCAATGCAGGGCGGACAGCTGGGCCATGAAAAAATCAGAAGTTTCGCCAAGTCTGTAAAGCAGTTCGAATTCAAGGTCAACGGCACCCTGCCGCTTGATAAGGCCTTTGTCACCGGTGGAGGCGTATCCGTCAAGGAAGTCGAGCCGCAAACTATGGCATCCAAGAAAGCAGAAGGCCTGTATTTTTGCGGAGAAATCCTCGATATCCACGGCTATACTGGAGGCTACAATATTACCTCCGCCCTTGTCACCGGCCGACTTGCGGGATCTAATGCCGGGGAATATGCGCTGCAACAATAA
- a CDS encoding pseudouridine synthase, with protein sequence MRIDKVLSNLGYGSRKDVKKLLKDGAVKVNNAIVKDAKHHVDPENDSITLNGEEIHYREFIYLMMNKPPGVISATEDNRDETVIDLLEIEDQVFEPFPVGRLDKDTEGLLLITNDGQLSHRLLSPKKHVPKTYFAVIEGEVTEEDIEAFKKGVTLDDGYETKPGELVILKSGLTSDIELTITEGKFHQVKRMFEAVGKRVIYLKRLSMGPLKLDETLELGEYRELTDEEVEMLQNYEV encoded by the coding sequence ATGAGAATCGATAAAGTGCTTTCCAATCTTGGATACGGAAGCAGGAAAGATGTAAAGAAACTTTTAAAAGACGGTGCTGTAAAAGTAAATAACGCAATTGTTAAAGATGCAAAGCACCATGTGGATCCTGAAAACGATTCGATCACATTAAACGGGGAAGAAATTCATTACCGAGAATTTATTTATCTAATGATGAACAAGCCGCCTGGTGTCATCTCCGCGACTGAGGATAACCGTGATGAGACGGTCATCGACCTTCTTGAGATTGAAGACCAGGTATTTGAGCCATTTCCGGTAGGGAGGCTTGATAAGGATACGGAGGGCCTCTTGCTGATCACGAATGATGGACAGCTTTCCCACAGGCTCTTATCTCCAAAAAAACATGTCCCCAAGACATATTTCGCGGTAATTGAGGGAGAAGTGACGGAAGAAGATATCGAAGCGTTTAAAAAAGGCGTCACACTCGATGATGGCTATGAAACAAAACCGGGTGAACTTGTTATCTTAAAATCAGGCTTAACGTCTGATATTGAGCTGACGATTACCGAAGGGAAATTCCATCAGGTGAAGCGGATGTTCGAAGCTGTCGGAAAAAGGGTCATTTATCTGAAACGATTATCGATGGGTCCGCTGAAGCTCGATGAAACGCTGGAGCTTGGGGAATACAGGGAACTTACCGATGAAGAAGTGGAAATGCTGCAAAATTATGAGGTATAA